TTTTACGGCACTTGCCATTTGATGTCTTATTCTTTGTGTAAAGTCAGGAAAAGGGTACCTGATGTCACATCCACAATGCAAACCAGTGGGACTCCAGTTTAATTAACCTAGAATTGCTCTGGTTCTGTACTAACCTGGATTAGTAATCTGCACTATATATACACATCTTAAaaatgccgccctgggttcctactgggaagaaggccagcatataaatctaataaatacataaataataaataaataaaaattccatCCTTTTAGCATTCTTTAACTATCATGACAGTACGCATGCCAAAAATGGTTAAAGTGCAACAATCTAACACAGATTAACTATCCTTCTATGGAGCATGTACCCTTAAAAAGTCTTCCTGGTAAGGTTCAGGGCACTATGTGGAGTTCCTAGGAAAACACATCCCACACCAATTgctttcccatgctctgtgtaaTAGGCCAGTTGACGCCACCCAACGGCACAGCAGAGGAGCAGGCTCTGACTGGAATACAAATCCCAGCCCCAGAGACAACCCCCCCTGGAGGATTTTGTTCCCATCCTTCCACAAGTTTAGCTGGTGCACTTTGGGGGAGAGCTAAGGCACTTCCCCAAAGTACATGCACATCTGTGGATTTAATGGAGGGGAAATCAACCCGTTCACCGTTAGCGTGCAGTGAGCAACACAGAAAAACGCTTAAGACACAATGTCTGTCTGTATCCACCTTGAAGGAAGAGCACCAGCTTGGCTTTCTGAGAAAGAAAAAGGCTGCAGCCCAgtgctacagcatctgccttgcacacaggaagtcccaggttcaatccccaccactTCCAGTTAGGACTGGTAAATCTCTTGTCTGAAAACCttgagagctgctggcagtcagcgtggtcagtactgagctagacagagcaactgactcagtttaaggcagcttcctatgttcctaacagagTAAAACCCTTCCCATCTCATAAGAAGGGTGGGGGCCCatggctctcctgatgttgttggactttaactcccatgagccccagccaacatggcaggtggtcaggaacgatgggagctgcagtccagcaacatctggagggccacagtttcccacccctgcaataaGGCCTATTTATTTCCAAATTCTTCAGTAGGAGACCTTAAATCGTCCCGTGCTCTTGACAATCAGGACATGGGAGACTTTTGCtttctccagctctcatcaggaCTTCCAGTCAAATACAACTGCTGAAAAGTAGGGCATAGGCACACAAAACACACCTCAAGGGGAAACACTACAAAGACTGATGTTTGCACAAGGGAGGCAACTTATCTGCACAGCTGACCTGTAGGATTTAGGGGGCCAGCTGGAGGAAATGACCACTACAGGCCTGTCCTCCATACTTCTAATTAAGgcatctatttttcttttttaaggggCACAATCACAAGTTCATCTTCCACCCTCATTTATCCTCAGCATTAATTCTCTCCTCCCTCACACTTCCCTCCCGACATGCTTTGCTCACCCTCCTAGGCAGCTGATCACAAACAGCTGTTGCTCACAGCCTCCCATTCTAATGCTGCTACTCAGAGCCACATCTTCACACATTACAGAGGAGTGCCTTCGGTGTGGATTGTAAAGCATGCCATCAGCAGCTAAGGAACTGACAGCCCAATCCCAAGCATTTGTCCTTTGAAATTGATCCTGCGGTTTTCAATggaccttactcccaggtaggaatTGCCaaaaaaaattgattcagtttgcatttaaagctgaatttattaaatttgcattttctgaaatagcatgagaatcgaaacacagccatcctttgaaatttgtacttctccagattttgcaatgcagttctccaactaagcaatgtttgataaaatattaagggaaagtgtgcataaaaatgaatatattagttaacataaattgcttgcaaaaatgtgcaagctagtcaaaactgcattcaagaatgtgtttagtaggagaaattctcaccaaAATACtagagaattctcatgaggattttttaaaaaaaatcacaaattgctgcagaaatgtggaaaatcgaatgaaagactggaaaaaatgagaaacgaagagaaccaaaattgacagatccttccagccctactcccaggtaagagcaTGTAGGATCACAGTAAATGAGTCAGTCATGAGTTCAAATCTCATCCCTGCCATTCACACCCCAGATGTCTTTGGGTAAGGCATCATCTCTATGTCTCAGCCCCCATATCCGCAATATAAGGATAATACAAGCCTTCCTTGCAGGGTTAGCACTGTAACCATTACTGATATTTAAGCATCTTCAAcagctttataaattacagcttTTGTTGTTTTGTACTAATGAGCAGCTGTGGTGCATGCAAGGTTTTTATATCATATGTACAACTGTATCTGGGCTTAATAAACTAACATGCATCCATCCTGCGGCTCTGATGAGCTGCCCCTTTCCTCCTTGGTGTGAGGAAGTTAAAACCAGAAGTCTCCAATTAACCATGGTTTCCCCATTTCCTCagaaccaggaaactatggttaccaggGGTGCTTCcacactgtcactattttggggtgggattcaatcacatactggcaaattccgGTGGTGCAATTAAAGTTGACTTGGTGTTCTTGTACAACAAACACACCCACtcaccaacaaaacaaaacaaaaccaccccAGATATTTTGCTGTGAGGAAAACAACAGGAAAATGTACTGGAGAGGGGGGGTTAACAGTTGCTTGATGCAgtatcatataacctccctggaAACTTCGGCTTGTAtctaatgctagttctactcagagttgacccatcaAAGTTAACTGACACAACTacctcaggttcattaatttcattgggtttactctgagcaggacttaactGGATGTAATCTTTTGTGCAAGTTATCAAGAtgaatgtttaataaataaattgcctgAAGCAACAAGTGTATGGAACGAGTCAGGATCATAAAACGTGATTTGAACTTGATTTAAGATCCTGGCTCATTCCCAAcctggtaaccatagtttccaaGTTTGGACTAAAtgagaaactatggttaatggaaGACTTCTGCTTTAACTTACTTGTGCTGGGGGGGGCACACCCAACACAAGGCTTGTTCATGGATACAATTGTCCAAATTGGATCAAGGTGAAAAATCCCCGTTTCCCATCACATGTTGCATTCTAAGCACATATTTATCAGGCAGTTTGAAATCTGACACACGTGCATATTCAGTGAGGGTTAAGATGCCAATGGAGTCTGGCTTATTATGCATTCAAAAGCTTTAAATGACAGATTCAATAGAAGGGAGGGTGCAAACAGCCTTTTTCTCCTCTCCAAGATGGTTGAATGCTGAGATTAGTCTATTTCAGCAACCTTTAACCCACTACCTCACCACTTTGGCTGTCTCCATCCCCTTTGGGATGCTATCTCAGCCCCTGTTGCTTACAAAATGCCCATGCCAGCTCCCTACATAGCCAATGTGGGGCACAAATTGAAGGAAATGATAACACCAGAAAGATCACAAGACGAAAAGCCAGGTGGAAGGGGGGGAGAGTAGAGGATAGATATGTGCAGTGGCTCAGTCCTAATTAGAAACCACACATCTTGCTCCTCATTTGTTCCCATATGTGGGGATGCTGACTACATATTAGAGAAGGGGACACAGCGTTCTCtgcccatgctcagaggcactgcttCTCCACAGTGCCCAGGGTGGAATTCCAGCACTAGAGATGGGTCTCAAGACTAAGGCTCAAATCAACCTTACCAGTAACCATTAAGCACAAAAGAATCCAAGCACACACACAGGGACATTTCCAGACTGACAGCATCTGGCAAGCAACACCAGCTTTTAAATCACTGGAaagagcaggctggtgccagcctCTTGCTTTCCACCCCAGCCTGGCCATTAAGTGGCACTCGAATGCACCACTCTGGGCAAGCTGGGCCTGGCTGTGCCAAGAGGGAGACGTGCTGCATTCTCCTGTTGGCTGCAATTCTGTGGCATCTGCTGACAGGGAGCAGGAAAGTCAGGTGTTCTGCCTGTCAGCTGTTGCTCTTTAAGCCCCTAAGGGCAGCACAAAGCCTCCCCATCATCACTGACTCTTTAACTACCTACCACCACAGGTAATGGAGACTTCAAAGGTGCACCTTCAACGTTCCCAACTGGAAACCCTCTCCAGCCAACCTACCAACCTTTCTGCTACTTTGAAAACCATTTCCCAAGTTGCAAAGATTCCCTAGGCTGAAAGCTGCCACATTTTCCCAGCCCGTTCCCTCCACCCCACGCTGGTCCTGTGCCTCTTCTTTAGAAGGACAGCCAGGAATTCAACAGATTAATGTTTCCCAGCAAAGTATGCATAGCCTTCACCTGTTGAACTTCTGCTAAAAGGCAGACATTCAACAAATGAAGTCTTACCCAGCGGAGGCCTTCACCTGTtgagcttctgccagtcatgCAGTTGCTAAAAGGGGGACATTCAACAGACAAAGTATTCTCCAGCAGAGGGTGCACAACCTTCACCATGGAACTTCTGCCAGTCAAGTGGCTGCTATAAGGCAGATATTCAACAGATAAAAGTCTTCCCAAGCAGAGGGTGCAGGCGGCCTTCACCTGTTGAACTTCTGCCAATCTAATGCCTGCTAACAGGTgcaatccctgcagcctgtgccagCCCAGCAAGGCCAGGTTTGGCTGAAGTTATTTATGATCCCCCAGCCCATGGCGACACGGTAGCACTGGGGCGGCTCAAAACCCAGAGGGCTCGCTTGCAGGGAAGCATGCACGCTTTGGGGGGCAGGCTTCCCGATCTCGCTGCAACAAGCGCTGCCACCCAGGGGCGCCGCAGCGGGCCACGGAGGCCGGGCATTGCTGCCAGCCGGCCCGCCCGCCATCTCGCTGTCCGTGCCAGGCCGTTGCTTCTTGGCTGTCTCGCGAGTAACCAGAGACGGGGGCAGGCGGGCGGCGCGCCGCCTGGCACAGCCCCTCCCGGCCGAGAGCGTGCCCCGACGGCAAGGCAAGGGCGAGGGAGGAAAGGGGACGACGGACGGCCGCTGCGGTAGGCGCGCTGCCTTGCAAGGACGAGGCGAGCGCGGCGATCCCGAGCCTGCTGCCCGCTGCCCAGAGACCAGCCACCTACCCAGCccggtgtgcgtgcgtgcgtgcaggcAACAAGTGCGGGGTCTCCCTGCCGCCCGCCCGCCCGGGTCAAGGCCAGCAGCCACCCACCTCCAGAGCCGGGGCTGAGAGCcagccagagaaggagcagcgCCAGCAGCCAGCGCCGCACGCCCATCGCGCCGCCGCCGAGGGCCGAGCCACGCCAGCCGGCTGCGCCTGCAACAGTCACACTGCGAGCAGCAGCAGCGATTGCGCCCGCTCCCGCCGAGGCCCGCCTGCATTTGTAGGCGGGCGTCGGGGGAGACCCAGACCGGCCGCCTTGGCTCCCAGCCCGCCCGGTCATGTGGCTGTTGCCTCCACacgccccccctcctcctcctcgtgcagccgtccttccccctcaccccaccccaagcCCCACACAGCAGCGGCGCAGCCTCCTCCGGCGACGAGCGAAGGACGCCCCCGCTAGGAAGAGCAACTCCCACCTCCTTCTCCCGACCCTCCGCCCATCTAGGGATCGCCCCGCCTCTAACAGGGCCATTTGACACCCCCGCCACCCCCCCATACTGCAGTTCCCGAGTTCTCCCATCAAGTGGCTTCCCCCTCTCCATCCTTGAACTTAGATACTAAACCCCCCTTCCTTCTGTCCCCTTCGAACATTCCCAAGGGAATCCCCCCCCCGGTTTGCTCAGATACCCCCCTCCCACTAGGAGTGTGCCAAGGCAAATGCCCTGGACACCCCTCTAAGGCTTACATCCCCCCAGCAGGACAGTCTTACTGGATAGGCCAACTTGGCTTTTGGGGCCCCCACGTGGCCCTCGGAGGGTTGTCTAGATAAGAATCTGGCCCTCAGACCcgtgcattttgctgcctgaggcaaaggatggTTGTCTTCTGCCCAGTCTTCATTCAGAAGTTGCCCCCAGGTGAGAGTGTtacttcagtactgatgacacagGGAAGCATCCTCAAATTCACCTGAGGGCATTAGGGtagcttagggggtgcagggTGGGCTCTGTGGCTCATACCGCTCTGTTCTCTATCACCTGGCCCTGCTGCCAGCCCTCCAGCAATGACACCTGAAGTAGCTACCTCCTTCTGCCTCTCaccaactttattttattttcctctgcCCCATTTATTGGGAAGAACACTTCTATAagggacccccccccccactgcacaTCTTTATGCCAGGAAAAGCATTACCTGTTAATAGCTGCCTCTTAGGCAGCTCCTCAAAGCACagggtgtctctctctctctctctctctctctctctctctctctttggcctTGTATATGTGTGAATGTGCCAACATCCCATGCAATAAATTGCCATGGATAGAGTGTTCACACTGGCTGTTGCCAGATCCAATACTTTTCGCTGGAGAAGGTTTACACATCGGCTAAGAGAATCATCACAGGATGGTGCGTCCAGATGGGATGAACTGGCCCCCTGAGTATATAAAAAAGTAGCatcttgttctctgttgctctggACTGGAGGGCAGGACTACAACCAAGTGGTGGAAATTGTAGTGAAATCAGATTTCAGTAAAACattagggaaaacttcctaacggaAGGAGCTGTGGAACAGACTGCCACAGGAAGGGATGAGCTCTCTGTCACTGGAGGGATTTAAGCAGAGGTCATGCTGCCATCTCTCAGGGATATAGTAggtgcatcctgcattgcagatcctgcactgGACAGAggcttggactagatgacctctaagaccccttcaaactctatggctgcacacacaccatacatttaaagcacatgactttccccagagaatccttggAGGTATAATTTGTTAAAAGGGCTGGGAATTGAAggggtaaactactgttcccgagattctttgggggaaatcatgtgcttcaaatgtatggagtACACAGCCTTAGCCTCTAGTCCATTCACCCATTTGAACCACAGTCCCTCTTTGAGCAAGCATAGTCACAGCATGCTTGCCTGTTTCCCTTCCTCGTGTTCTTCAGCAGTCACGTCTCCAAATATCTCACAGCTGCGTCCAGCATCCCGTCATCATTCCTCACTATTCTGTCCTTATCTTTCATTTTGGAATCCAGCCACTGAGGTTAGCCGCATTGCCTGTCACTCTTTGGTAGGAGCAGATCACCCCAGAACAGGGTGGGGGAGGGGCAACctgtggggtcctccagatgctttgggacccccaactcccatcagccccagccagcatggccagtggtcaggggtgacaggagttgggagtccaacagcatctggaaggctgcaggtcccccacctctgtatTACAGAACATGAGAATGGCTTTACTCTATGAGTCCATCTAGCCCATGACTCTGCCCCCGACAGGGGACAGCTAGGCATCCCAACAGGAATATTAAGCAAAGTGTGCAGGAAGACATAAGGACACAagcagaccatctagtccagcatcctacttctacagtggccaatcagctgccttaacaaaaaaaataaattggGTTGGGGGAACATCAGGAAAGAAGAGGAAatgcaaagcaattttcacttTAAAGGAGTTTGTTCTAAATTTCTACACACGCCTCATATAAAGATTATATAATGAACAGTTGCAATCCTCAGGACAAGCTGCCTCTCCACAAAATAATCCTTGGAGCATGGGTTGGCCATCCCCTTTAGTTGGGAGGAGATCTTACGCAGCAACATCACTTCCCCTAATGTGCTCATCCTATCCTAGGATCCCTGGAGCATTTCTGCTTTTCCAGGCTTTTGCAATTTGTGTCTTGGCAGCTATTAAGCACTGGGCAATTAGACCTTTTCTAAGAAATTGTCCCAGATACAATGTAGTTGAACTGTACAGCCGTTGGAGTAAAAGGCATTTTGTAACcactatacttttaaaaatatggtttgctatccttcccccacccctccacacCACCAACCCCCTGGGTTCtctttcatcaccaccatcaaaCATGTAAGTACGTGTAATGCAACCACATCTTTTTACGACATAGTGTAGGCTGACCTTTTCTTGGCTGGTTTAGCCATTTATATGAAGCTTCCCTTATGTTAACACAGAGGGGATGGGGAGACTTTTTTTTCTATCAAGGGCAGCATTTTCCTAGGAGTAATCTATCAGAGGCTGCATCCTAGCCAGGGCCAGATCCAAAAGTAGGTGGGCACCCTGTGATTTCTCTTTCTTCCCTCCCTGTCTCCCTTTctgccaccccttctctctctctttctgccatcctctcgctccttctctctccctgccaccctcctctctctctctatttcgACCCTGGCAGAGGGACAACATCCTCCACCATACCAGGCTAACTTAGGAGGGTGAAAAGCAGGCTAGCTTAAGGGATCCATGGGGAATGGTACAGGAAACTTatgccacctgaggcagcagcctcactctgcctaatggcagggctggccctgagaACTGAGAAGCAGAAGCCAATTTCTACAGTTGGGATCAACCTTAATTGCTCACAGTTATGTATGCACTTTATCATTCAGACATGCACTTTGTCCAAACCGCtgcttctttttttgtttttttctgaatgtacagcccagcagcaaaagaaaaggctgtgtatgtatgtatattataTATCCATTCTTTAATGATATTTGACATAGATCTTCAAGATAGTTACAGTATGGTTCACCTGGCAGTGCATCTCACCTGGCAGTGCACATCTCAAAGACGAGCCTTTATAACGTAACAATTCCACTGACAAGAGACCCCCTACAATCCAGCCTTAGATGAAAGATTCTTTATCTAAATGCTGTCAGAATTCCATGGCAGACAGAAACTTAGCAATAGCATGTCGAATTATCTCCTTCAGGCTTGAATTGAAGGGAACCGGGGCCAAATGATCTCTCCTCTGAAATCTGGGGCTTGCTGTCAAGCCTCCATCCAAACAGCTGTGGTCAAAGGGGAACAGGGTGGAGATGGAATAGCTGCAGAGGAGGCTACACTAGGGACCACCGGGCCTTCACAGGGTGTTGTTGGGCCAAACTGAGGG
The DNA window shown above is from Rhineura floridana isolate rRhiFlo1 chromosome 16, rRhiFlo1.hap2, whole genome shotgun sequence and carries:
- the APLN gene encoding apelin, translated to MTGRAGSQGGRSGSPPTPAYKCRRASAGAGAIAAAARSVTVAGAAGWRGSALGGGAMGVRRWLLALLLLWLALSPGSGGPLSEASDGKEPGEARVLNLVHPKRIRSAVGHRQNGWRKYRRPRPRLSHKGPMPF